In Phenylobacterium zucineum HLK1, one DNA window encodes the following:
- the virB11 gene encoding P-type DNA transfer ATPase VirB11 — translation MGDVAILNHHLRPLRAALDADGTTELVVNRPGEFAVERRGAWLWHEAPELTTEWLRTLAIGAAAATAQDVSPDRPICSTVLPSGERCQIVLPPAAEHPSLTLRRPSPTAFELADLARSGLFENVATAPDDEADAAMRALQAAGDWPGFFGRAVRARRNIVVSGATGSGKTTLAKALLRLIPPDERLITVEDAREFITPHRNVVHLLYSKDGQGLAKVGPKALLESALRMRPDRILLQELRDESAFFYLRNVNSGHPGSITTVHADSASLAFEQLTLLIKESEGGRHLAREDIRGMLRMLVDVVVHVVRRGERFGVREIWYDPELKRTLAA, via the coding sequence ATGGGCGACGTGGCGATCCTCAATCACCACCTCCGCCCTTTGCGAGCTGCGCTCGACGCCGACGGGACGACAGAGCTTGTGGTCAATCGACCAGGCGAGTTTGCGGTGGAGCGCCGCGGCGCCTGGTTGTGGCATGAGGCGCCGGAGCTGACGACCGAGTGGCTGCGCACTCTGGCGATCGGGGCGGCCGCAGCGACGGCCCAGGATGTCAGCCCCGACCGTCCGATCTGCTCCACCGTCCTTCCGTCCGGCGAGCGCTGCCAGATCGTCCTGCCACCCGCAGCAGAGCACCCCTCGCTCACACTGAGACGCCCCTCGCCAACAGCCTTTGAACTCGCGGACCTGGCCCGGTCAGGGTTGTTCGAGAACGTCGCCACCGCCCCGGACGACGAGGCAGATGCGGCCATGCGCGCCCTGCAGGCCGCTGGAGACTGGCCCGGCTTCTTCGGCCGCGCCGTCCGCGCGCGTCGAAACATCGTCGTGAGCGGAGCGACCGGCTCCGGCAAGACAACGCTCGCCAAGGCGCTACTCCGCCTGATCCCTCCGGATGAGCGGTTGATCACGGTGGAGGACGCCCGCGAATTCATCACCCCGCACCGAAACGTCGTCCACCTGCTCTACTCGAAGGACGGACAGGGCCTCGCGAAGGTGGGCCCGAAGGCTCTCCTGGAAAGCGCGCTGCGCATGCGACCCGACCGCATCCTTCTTCAGGAGCTGCGCGACGAAAGCGCCTTCTTCTATCTGCGCAACGTCAACTCAGGTCATCCCGGCTCGATCACCACCGTCCATGCCGACTCCGCGAGCCTCGCCTTCGAGCAGCTGACCCTGCTCATCAAGGAGAGCGAAGGCGGCCGTCACCTGGCTCGTGAGGACATCCGGGGCATGCTCCGCATGCTGGTCGATGTGGTGGTTCACGTCGTCCGCAGAGGTGAGCGCTTCGGGGTTCGCGAGATCTGGTATGATCCCGAGCTCAAGCGCACCCTCGCCGCTTAG
- a CDS encoding TrbI/VirB10 family protein: MIDRPYAQAPGAEPPLNRGISPIAGAQRRRVGAVVVFGGLVVGCAALAAFGWTPGGTTPTPPPQQPARQVVAFEGLRPTLDQPGPDAPQLVPADPARPVPALDPQGTSLAASTPGGRSAQSDESVRRAPLLAYSRRVAVAAPDMIRPPAPQADEPTVKARRLGDRNYLILAGSSLPCVLQTAMDSTTPGPVTCVIPSDVHSDNGALVLLEKGTRVSGEYRTGLKRGQRRLHVLWTRAVTPNGIVLQLTSPAADALGRAGFDGEVDHHFWERFGAGLLLTVVDAGASGVTAALDTPGLVRLPSPAASTALEGGRDISPTLRKPQGSEVTIMAAHDFDFSEVYGLKAR, translated from the coding sequence ATGATCGACCGTCCCTACGCACAGGCGCCAGGGGCGGAGCCGCCCCTGAACCGCGGCATCTCCCCCATTGCGGGAGCCCAGCGCCGCCGGGTTGGCGCGGTCGTCGTCTTCGGGGGTCTGGTCGTCGGCTGCGCCGCCCTTGCTGCGTTCGGCTGGACGCCGGGCGGGACCACCCCCACGCCGCCGCCGCAGCAGCCAGCACGTCAGGTCGTCGCCTTTGAGGGCCTGCGGCCAACCCTTGATCAGCCTGGGCCGGACGCTCCGCAACTTGTTCCTGCGGACCCGGCCAGACCTGTCCCTGCGCTCGATCCCCAAGGAACGTCCCTCGCGGCGTCGACGCCCGGCGGCCGGAGCGCTCAGAGCGATGAAAGTGTCCGACGGGCGCCCCTGCTCGCCTATAGTCGCCGCGTTGCGGTCGCCGCTCCCGACATGATCAGGCCGCCCGCGCCGCAGGCCGATGAGCCAACCGTGAAGGCGCGGCGGCTCGGAGACCGGAATTATCTGATCCTCGCGGGCTCGAGTCTGCCCTGCGTGCTGCAGACCGCGATGGACTCCACCACGCCCGGCCCTGTCACCTGCGTCATCCCGTCGGACGTCCATTCGGATAATGGCGCGCTGGTTCTCCTGGAGAAGGGTACCCGGGTGAGCGGCGAGTACAGGACCGGCCTCAAGCGAGGGCAACGCCGTCTGCACGTGCTGTGGACCCGCGCCGTGACGCCGAACGGGATCGTCCTGCAACTGACGTCGCCCGCCGCCGACGCGCTGGGCCGCGCCGGATTCGATGGCGAGGTTGACCATCACTTCTGGGAGCGCTTCGGCGCCGGCCTCCTGCTCACGGTCGTCGACGCCGGCGCATCCGGCGTCACGGCGGCGCTCGACACTCCTGGCCTGGTCAGACTGCCGTCCCCAGCGGCGTCGACCGCCCTCGAAGGCGGTCGCGATATTTCGCCCACCCTGCGCAAGCCACAGGGATCAGAGGTGACCATCATGGCTGCACACGACTTTGATTTCTCTGAAGTCTACGGCCTCAAGGCGCGCTGA
- a CDS encoding type IV secretion system protein codes for MDGSFRVFGPAYLFIDGRLDVFLDQGVGRAIAEVSGPLRLGLVLYVLLYGIAILRGAIAEPLMDFAVRSIKLAAIYGLATTPAYGDWITQPLFHVLPETLARTVAGNLAVDVGSAFDDFFARVAYLGETVSREASAFNWAPLLVAGGVYVFGALAAALGFGIVTLAKVALALLIALGPIFVGLSLFEATRRYFFGWLSQAVNYLVLFALILAILQLILALVAQQWSGLEGQDPVVAGLMFIALCLLAGIFFLQVPAIATGIAGGASAGLADFGNAAAGAGGARMPFTSHATRGGRTQTMREGGSVRPVRASA; via the coding sequence ATGGACGGCTCATTCCGGGTGTTCGGGCCGGCTTACCTCTTCATCGACGGCCGGCTCGACGTCTTCCTCGATCAAGGCGTGGGTCGTGCGATTGCTGAAGTCTCCGGACCGCTACGCCTTGGTCTGGTGCTGTACGTCCTGCTCTATGGCATCGCGATCCTGCGCGGCGCCATCGCTGAGCCGCTGATGGACTTCGCGGTGCGGTCCATCAAGCTAGCCGCGATTTACGGGCTGGCGACGACCCCCGCCTATGGCGACTGGATCACTCAGCCGCTGTTTCACGTCCTGCCCGAGACCCTGGCGCGCACAGTCGCCGGAAACTTAGCAGTGGACGTCGGCAGCGCCTTCGACGACTTCTTTGCCCGTGTGGCCTACCTTGGCGAGACGGTCTCCCGAGAGGCATCCGCCTTCAACTGGGCGCCGCTGCTCGTCGCCGGTGGCGTCTATGTGTTCGGCGCCCTCGCCGCCGCCCTGGGTTTTGGCATCGTCACGCTTGCCAAGGTCGCCCTGGCGTTGCTGATCGCCCTGGGGCCGATCTTTGTCGGGCTTTCCCTCTTCGAGGCCACGCGGCGGTACTTCTTCGGCTGGCTCAGTCAGGCCGTGAACTACCTCGTGCTGTTCGCCCTGATCCTGGCGATCCTGCAGCTCATCCTCGCCCTCGTCGCCCAGCAGTGGAGCGGGCTGGAAGGCCAGGACCCGGTTGTGGCCGGCCTCATGTTCATCGCGCTCTGCCTCCTGGCCGGGATTTTCTTCCTGCAGGTGCCCGCCATAGCCACGGGTATCGCCGGGGGCGCGAGCGCCGGTCTCGCCGACTTCGGCAACGCGGCGGCCGGCGCAGGCGGCGCCCGCATGCCCTTCACCAGCCACGCCACCCGCGGCGGTCGCACGCAGACGATGCGGGAAGGCGGCTCCGTCAGACCCGTGAGAGCCTCCGCATGA
- a CDS encoding VirB4 family type IV secretion/conjugal transfer ATPase, protein MASLSARRREPEPARFLPYALHVSDSVLALDSGALMTCFRLTGASFETADIRDLNDRHVRLNASWRNLASDRLAVWHHLVRRQQTAWPDGDFQSAFAQELDAAYRGRMAAGRLYANDLFVTLVLHPGVDPAERTQAWVQRLIGRGVPAVDDADVSRLEEIAEDLAQHLRRYEPTRLGLRHLDGLVFSEPLEMLRLILTGRPEAVPLTRGHLGAALYASRLIFGREAIEIRDAAETRYAGMLGLKEYPAATRPGHWDTLLSAPFPFVLSQSFAFLSKPAAQAVMSRKQNQMVSTRDRAASQIAGLDEALDDLTSNRFALGEHQASLLVLGDTARALADHMSRASALLAESGLVVVREDLGLEAGFWAQFPGNFRYRLRPAAITSRNFAGLAPFHTHPAGRGHGNHWGEAVALLRTTAGSPYHFNFHAGDLGHTFICGPSGSGKTVVQNFMLGQLEKLGCQQVFIDKDRGAEIFIRACGGTYLTLRPGEPTGFAPLKAAADTPPDRAFLRALIRSLVAGADGALGVEDENAIERAVAAVLKLPADERSFAALRSLLGQREAGGIGARLDRWRQGRALGWALDGETDALDLSPRLAGFDMTHLLDSAEVRTPLMLYLFHRLQKLVDGRRLVIDIDEFWKALGDEAFRGLAEDGLKTFRKQNAFMVFGTQSPADVLRSPIAHTIVEQCATKIFLPNPHASERDYVDGFGLTCREFQLIRDELSAEQRRFLVKQGLDSVVVELDLGGLEDALAVLSGRAETVDLLDRIRGIHGDDPTAWLAPFQQARREAR, encoded by the coding sequence GTGGCTAGCCTCTCCGCCCGCCGGCGCGAACCAGAACCGGCTCGCTTCCTGCCCTATGCCCTCCATGTCTCCGACAGCGTGCTGGCGCTGGATAGCGGGGCCTTGATGACCTGCTTCCGCCTCACTGGGGCGAGTTTCGAAACGGCCGACATTCGGGACCTCAACGACCGACACGTCAGGCTCAACGCCAGCTGGCGAAATCTCGCCAGCGACCGGCTCGCCGTCTGGCATCATCTCGTGCGGCGTCAGCAGACCGCGTGGCCGGACGGCGATTTCCAGTCGGCCTTCGCGCAAGAACTGGACGCGGCTTATCGCGGCCGCATGGCCGCAGGGCGGCTCTACGCGAATGACCTCTTCGTCACCCTCGTTCTGCACCCCGGTGTTGACCCTGCGGAGCGCACCCAGGCGTGGGTGCAGCGTCTGATCGGCCGCGGCGTCCCCGCCGTCGATGACGCCGATGTCTCGCGGCTCGAGGAGATCGCCGAGGACCTGGCGCAACACCTCAGGCGCTATGAACCGACCCGGCTTGGTCTGCGTCACCTCGACGGTCTCGTCTTTTCCGAGCCGCTCGAGATGCTGCGCCTGATCCTCACCGGTCGTCCTGAGGCCGTCCCCCTCACGCGAGGTCACCTGGGAGCTGCGCTCTACGCCTCACGACTGATCTTTGGCCGTGAGGCGATCGAGATCCGCGACGCCGCCGAGACGCGCTATGCCGGCATGCTGGGGTTGAAGGAGTATCCGGCCGCAACGCGGCCCGGGCACTGGGACACCCTGCTCTCCGCCCCCTTTCCCTTTGTGCTCTCCCAGTCTTTCGCCTTCCTCTCGAAGCCGGCCGCCCAGGCGGTGATGAGCCGCAAGCAGAACCAGATGGTCTCGACGCGGGACCGGGCGGCCTCTCAGATCGCGGGACTCGACGAGGCCCTGGACGACCTGACCTCGAACCGCTTCGCGCTTGGAGAACACCAGGCCTCACTTCTGGTCCTGGGCGACACCGCTCGCGCTTTGGCTGACCACATGTCGCGCGCCAGCGCGCTCCTGGCCGAAAGCGGCCTTGTCGTCGTGCGCGAGGATCTCGGGCTGGAGGCCGGCTTCTGGGCGCAGTTCCCGGGCAACTTCCGCTATCGGCTGCGGCCCGCGGCGATCACCAGCCGCAATTTCGCAGGCCTGGCGCCCTTCCACACCCATCCCGCGGGACGCGGTCATGGCAATCACTGGGGCGAGGCCGTCGCCCTGCTGCGCACCACGGCTGGGTCGCCCTACCACTTCAATTTCCACGCCGGCGACCTCGGCCACACCTTCATCTGCGGCCCCTCAGGCTCGGGGAAGACGGTCGTCCAGAACTTCATGCTCGGCCAGCTGGAGAAGCTCGGCTGCCAGCAGGTGTTCATCGACAAGGATCGGGGGGCGGAAATCTTCATCCGCGCCTGCGGTGGGACGTACCTCACACTGCGCCCCGGCGAGCCCACCGGCTTTGCGCCGCTGAAGGCGGCCGCGGATACGCCGCCAGACCGGGCGTTTCTCCGCGCATTGATCCGCAGCCTCGTCGCGGGCGCGGATGGCGCATTGGGCGTCGAGGACGAGAACGCCATCGAGCGGGCGGTCGCCGCCGTCCTGAAGCTGCCCGCCGACGAGCGCTCGTTCGCGGCGCTCCGCAGTCTCCTCGGTCAGCGGGAAGCCGGCGGGATTGGCGCGCGCCTGGATCGGTGGCGGCAGGGACGGGCGCTGGGTTGGGCGCTCGACGGCGAAACCGATGCGCTGGATCTGTCTCCACGTCTCGCCGGCTTCGACATGACCCATCTCCTCGACTCCGCGGAGGTGCGAACTCCGTTGATGCTCTACCTCTTCCACCGGCTGCAGAAGCTGGTCGACGGCCGACGCCTCGTCATCGACATCGACGAGTTCTGGAAGGCGCTCGGCGACGAGGCCTTCCGGGGGCTGGCTGAGGACGGCCTGAAGACCTTCCGCAAGCAGAACGCCTTCATGGTGTTCGGCACCCAGTCCCCCGCTGACGTCCTGCGCTCGCCGATCGCCCACACGATCGTTGAGCAGTGCGCCACCAAAATCTTCCTGCCCAATCCCCACGCCAGCGAGCGGGATTACGTCGACGGCTTCGGTCTCACATGCCGCGAGTTCCAGCTCATCCGCGACGAGCTCAGCGCCGAACAGCGCCGCTTCCTGGTGAAGCAGGGGCTCGACTCCGTCGTCGTCGAGCTCGACCTGGGCGGCCTCGAGGACGCCCTGGCGGTGCTGTCAGGCCGCGCAGAGACGGTCGACCTGCTCGATCGCATTCGCGGGATCCACGGCGACGATCCCACTGCCTGGCTCGCCCCCTTCCAGCAAGCCCGACGCGAGGCGCGATGA
- a CDS encoding TrbC/VirB2 family protein — translation MTFARRRLALAALLALSASPAFAQSTSVGGDLGGFIQNIIDLLNSGVIRGLAVLAVIITGIAWMFGHLDLRRAGTVVVGIIVIFGATTIVDLITGGAGA, via the coding sequence ATGACTTTCGCCCGCCGGCGCCTGGCGCTCGCCGCCCTGCTTGCGCTCAGCGCCTCCCCCGCCTTCGCTCAATCCACCAGCGTCGGGGGCGATCTCGGCGGCTTCATCCAGAACATCATCGATCTCCTGAACAGCGGCGTCATCCGCGGTCTCGCCGTCCTGGCCGTGATCATCACCGGCATCGCGTGGATGTTCGGCCATCTCGATCTGCGCCGCGCGGGGACCGTCGTGGTCGGGATCATCGTGATCTTCGGAGCCACAACCATCGTCGATCTGATCACGGGAGGGGCCGGTGCGTAA
- a CDS encoding type IV secretion system protein, whose amino-acid sequence MLGAISAATPAAAQLVVHDPTNYGSLLRQAQTALDQLNAMKAQLEESRRLYDGFNTASGAGGLAPRLTTPELRDFIPNLDAYVAAARGDLGGLGTLGAQAKGIREGARLHAAPADPDLERQGDRAARDLAVGLAAARAGGERLTGLQDLASAVDAAPNVRAVMDLQARVSAEQALIANDQMRLQGLAMAQAAEDRLQAQRLRERAAAASEARLQLYRRSIR is encoded by the coding sequence ATGCTGGGGGCGATTTCAGCCGCCACGCCCGCCGCCGCCCAGCTCGTGGTGCACGATCCCACGAACTACGGGAGCCTGCTCAGGCAGGCCCAGACCGCGCTCGATCAACTGAACGCCATGAAGGCTCAGCTCGAGGAGAGCCGCCGGCTTTACGACGGCTTCAACACCGCCTCGGGCGCGGGAGGGCTCGCGCCCCGGCTGACGACGCCCGAGCTCCGGGACTTCATCCCGAACCTCGATGCCTATGTCGCTGCCGCCAGGGGTGACCTCGGCGGGCTCGGAACGCTGGGCGCGCAGGCCAAAGGCATTCGCGAAGGCGCTCGCCTTCACGCTGCGCCCGCCGATCCCGATCTCGAGCGCCAGGGCGACCGGGCGGCCCGCGACCTCGCAGTCGGCCTCGCGGCCGCACGCGCCGGCGGCGAACGTCTGACGGGCCTCCAGGACCTCGCCAGCGCCGTCGACGCGGCGCCCAACGTCCGCGCGGTCATGGACCTGCAGGCGCGGGTCTCGGCCGAGCAGGCGCTGATCGCCAACGACCAGATGCGGCTCCAGGGCCTGGCTATGGCCCAGGCCGCAGAAGATCGCCTGCAGGCCCAGCGCCTGCGTGAGCGCGCTGCCGCGGCCTCGGAAGCGCGGCTCCAGCTCTACAGGCGCAGCATCCGATGA
- a CDS encoding virB8 family protein → MTGVPSPDLKAYFAEARSWDADRLRQANRSRRVAWSVAAGASALATAAVCAVAALSPLKTVEPYVVRVDRSTGAVEVMTGLNEAGDLTYEEAVTKSFLATYVRARESWLPPAAEANFRQVSIMSTPAEQQRWAERFRPSNPLSPQVAWGPNAEAEARVRAITFVAPQVASVRFHRTLRQQGQLTESDWIATVAFGYARAPMSESDRLRNPLGFQVSSYRADPEVIQ, encoded by the coding sequence ATGACGGGCGTCCCGTCTCCGGACCTGAAGGCCTACTTCGCCGAGGCGCGTAGCTGGGACGCCGATCGCCTGCGCCAGGCGAACCGCTCCCGCCGCGTGGCCTGGAGCGTGGCCGCTGGCGCGTCCGCGCTCGCCACAGCCGCAGTGTGCGCCGTCGCCGCGCTCTCGCCGCTCAAGACCGTGGAGCCCTACGTGGTCCGGGTCGACCGGAGCACGGGCGCCGTCGAGGTGATGACAGGGCTCAACGAGGCCGGTGACCTGACTTACGAAGAGGCGGTCACCAAGTCCTTCCTGGCGACCTATGTCCGGGCGCGGGAGTCGTGGCTGCCGCCTGCCGCCGAGGCGAACTTCCGTCAGGTTTCAATCATGTCGACGCCAGCCGAGCAGCAGCGCTGGGCAGAGCGCTTCCGACCATCGAACCCCCTGAGCCCTCAGGTGGCCTGGGGACCGAACGCGGAAGCTGAGGCGCGGGTCCGCGCCATAACCTTCGTCGCCCCCCAGGTCGCCAGTGTGAGGTTCCACCGGACCTTAAGACAGCAAGGTCAGCTGACCGAAAGCGACTGGATCGCAACCGTGGCCTTCGGCTACGCCCGGGCGCCGATGTCGGAGTCCGACAGGTTGCGCAATCCGCTGGGCTTCCAGGTTTCGAGCTACCGCGCGGACCCGGAGGTCATCCAATGA
- a CDS encoding type IV secretory system conjugative DNA transfer family protein, translating into MAALVALAGLGRLSPDIDPAAIPGWFWYFRGDPEVRRWARIGLLISTGLGALVTVGALRGLRRPLHGAARWASEIDLRRAGLRARDGVLLGRRNGAPLAFGGSEHVMLYAPTRTGKGVGVVVPNLLNWPHSVVCLDVKGENWAASAGFRAAQGQKVYFFDPLEAEGRTARYNPLGHIDRRDPTAVLDELQKLAVMLFPAPPGADPFWAEAARTGFIGVGAYVAATPELPFSVGAIYTELTRGDPRARFPREMAARRAAGRPFHWGCEQALADFCASSENTFASVRQTLTSRLNLWLSPRVCAATQTSDFDLRTFRDEPQSLYLATSPDNLTRVAPLYNLLFQQLIDLNTREPPTSTFHTVPVLVLLDEFARLGHAPVLAHAFAYVAGYGLRLLPVLQSPAQLRAEYGRDLAEEIIANCGVEIAFAPKELKVAQELSERLGYTTVSSPSRSRPSGLARGHRSVSESEQRRALMLPQELLQLASDALIVLRAGVPPVRGRKIVYFRERVFIRRLRSPPVVPKLSVPIAMSRDPPVASDAVDDPLTLDAVTRELAARNLEPPPPPAASEDDVADWIDRFIDAAVPPATSDREARSER; encoded by the coding sequence ATGGCTGCGCTTGTCGCGCTGGCTGGCCTTGGCCGCCTCAGCCCCGACATCGATCCTGCCGCTATTCCGGGCTGGTTCTGGTACTTCCGGGGCGATCCTGAGGTCCGTCGCTGGGCGAGGATCGGGCTGCTTATTTCGACAGGCCTCGGGGCCCTCGTCACCGTCGGCGCCCTCCGCGGCCTGCGTCGCCCGCTGCATGGCGCGGCGCGCTGGGCCAGCGAAATCGACCTGCGGCGCGCCGGGCTGCGGGCCAGGGATGGCGTTCTGCTTGGACGCCGTAACGGTGCGCCACTCGCCTTTGGCGGGTCGGAGCACGTGATGCTCTACGCCCCGACCCGCACCGGCAAAGGGGTCGGCGTGGTGGTCCCCAACCTTCTGAACTGGCCCCATTCCGTCGTGTGCCTGGACGTCAAAGGCGAGAACTGGGCCGCAAGCGCGGGCTTCAGGGCCGCGCAGGGTCAGAAGGTCTACTTCTTTGATCCCCTGGAGGCGGAGGGTCGCACGGCCCGCTACAACCCGCTGGGCCATATCGACCGCCGGGATCCCACAGCCGTCCTGGACGAACTGCAGAAGCTCGCCGTCATGCTATTCCCGGCGCCGCCCGGCGCCGACCCGTTCTGGGCGGAAGCCGCCCGCACCGGGTTCATCGGCGTGGGCGCCTACGTCGCTGCGACGCCTGAGCTGCCGTTCTCTGTTGGCGCCATCTACACGGAACTGACGCGCGGCGATCCTCGCGCCCGCTTCCCGCGCGAAATGGCGGCCCGGCGGGCTGCAGGCCGGCCGTTTCACTGGGGGTGTGAGCAGGCGCTCGCCGATTTCTGCGCCAGCTCAGAGAACACCTTCGCCTCCGTCCGCCAGACGCTCACTTCGCGATTGAACCTCTGGCTCAGTCCACGGGTCTGCGCGGCGACGCAGACCAGCGACTTCGACCTGCGAACTTTCAGGGATGAGCCCCAGTCCCTGTACCTGGCGACCAGTCCCGACAACCTCACCCGGGTCGCTCCCCTCTACAATCTGCTCTTTCAGCAGCTCATCGACCTGAACACCCGCGAGCCGCCCACCTCCACATTCCACACCGTCCCGGTGCTCGTGCTGCTCGACGAGTTTGCCCGCCTTGGGCACGCGCCGGTCCTGGCTCACGCTTTTGCCTATGTCGCGGGTTATGGACTTCGACTCCTTCCGGTCCTGCAGAGCCCGGCTCAGTTGCGCGCTGAGTACGGACGCGATCTCGCCGAGGAGATCATCGCCAACTGCGGCGTCGAGATCGCCTTCGCGCCCAAGGAGCTGAAGGTCGCGCAGGAGCTCTCGGAGCGCCTGGGCTACACGACCGTCTCGAGCCCCTCGCGCAGCCGCCCGAGCGGCCTCGCCCGAGGCCACCGCAGCGTCAGCGAGTCTGAACAGCGTCGCGCTCTGATGCTCCCTCAGGAGCTTCTGCAGCTGGCTTCGGACGCGCTCATTGTCCTGCGCGCCGGGGTACCGCCCGTGCGGGGCCGCAAGATCGTCTATTTCCGCGAGCGGGTCTTCATACGCCGTCTGCGCTCCCCTCCTGTCGTCCCGAAACTCAGCGTCCCCATCGCTATGTCCCGAGACCCGCCAGTCGCGTCGGATGCCGTAGATGATCCCCTGACCCTGGACGCCGTGACGCGCGAACTCGCCGCTCGCAACCTCGAACCGCCGCCGCCCCCTGCCGCCAGCGAAGATGATGTCGCCGACTGGATCGACCGCTTCATCGACGCGGCCGTCCCGCCGGCCACGAGCGATCGGGAGGCGCGAAGTGAGCGATGA
- a CDS encoding lytic transglycosylase domain-containing protein — MPLDLATLLPLASQCAPAVAPSTLLAIAKAESAFDPLAIGVNGAGGGALRPRSAEEAAAVARRLIANGRSIDLGLGQINSRNLSRLGLTVEAAFDPCRNLAASATVLSEGFDRATKVAPGEQAALRMALSIYNTGHPERGLRNGYVTRVTRAAASLVPALRTHAAANVSPPSASPPAAAPTWDVFARARIRSGGFVLTPSSGDLR, encoded by the coding sequence ATGCCGCTCGATCTCGCCACCCTTCTGCCGCTCGCAAGCCAGTGCGCGCCCGCCGTCGCGCCATCGACGCTGCTGGCGATCGCAAAGGCCGAAAGCGCCTTCGATCCGCTGGCGATCGGCGTCAATGGAGCTGGCGGCGGCGCCCTTCGGCCGCGCTCGGCGGAAGAGGCGGCTGCAGTCGCCCGGCGCCTGATTGCGAACGGCCGCAGCATCGATCTCGGCCTGGGGCAGATCAATTCCCGAAACCTCAGCCGACTTGGCCTGACCGTCGAAGCCGCCTTCGATCCCTGCCGTAACCTGGCCGCGTCGGCGACGGTGCTCTCCGAAGGGTTCGACCGCGCCACGAAAGTCGCGCCCGGCGAACAGGCGGCGCTGCGCATGGCGCTGTCGATCTACAACACCGGCCACCCAGAGCGCGGCCTGCGAAACGGCTATGTGACCCGCGTCACCCGCGCCGCCGCCAGCCTCGTCCCAGCGCTGCGGACACATGCGGCCGCGAATGTCTCGCCGCCTTCTGCATCTCCCCCCGCGGCGGCCCCGACGTGGGACGTGTTCGCACGCGCCCGGATCAGGTCCGGCGGCTTTGTGCTCACCCCCTCTTCTGGAGATCTCAGATGA
- a CDS encoding type IV secretion system protein VirB3 yields MRNAERLTEDPLFLACTRPALFLGVPMEAVGANLIVSATAFLAGGSLAWLLVAPALHLVFQAICKSDPNAFRVLYLFIETKGRARNGRLWGGSSPTPLPLRRRFATAEVTRG; encoded by the coding sequence GTGCGTAACGCCGAGCGCCTGACCGAAGACCCCCTGTTCCTGGCCTGCACCCGGCCTGCCCTGTTCCTCGGGGTTCCGATGGAAGCGGTCGGCGCCAATCTGATCGTCTCGGCGACCGCCTTCCTCGCGGGGGGCTCCCTCGCCTGGCTTCTGGTCGCGCCCGCGCTGCATCTGGTGTTCCAGGCCATCTGCAAGTCCGACCCCAACGCGTTCCGGGTCCTCTACCTGTTCATTGAAACCAAGGGCCGGGCGCGCAATGGCCGGCTCTGGGGCGGCAGCTCGCCGACTCCTCTGCCGCTGCGCCGCCGCTTTGCGACCGCGGAGGTTACCCGTGGCTAG
- a CDS encoding TrbG/VirB9 family P-type conjugative transfer protein has protein sequence MTLRNLILVASLLGAAPAVAASPPKTPASDPRIRTVDYDPQQVMRIVGVHRTATQVLFGSDETIQHVALGDTSSWEVAAEGSILFIKPTSLRAPTNLLVTTATSTGETRNYVFELSARSGSSARTAPGTTFVLRVRHPQQDQARLVGALAAETRALEQRLLTLKLERGAIEGTRNLSYALQGSRAIAPSEVSDNGRFTVLRFPGAQAIPGLFVVTPDGSEALAPFDVRGEFVVVHQTAPQLRLRRGREVLCIHNLAWSPRGPRLTTGTAAPQVDRILKEQRR, from the coding sequence ATGACGCTAAGGAACCTCATCCTTGTGGCCAGCCTGCTCGGCGCAGCGCCGGCCGTCGCCGCATCACCCCCGAAGACCCCGGCCAGCGACCCGCGCATCCGAACCGTCGACTACGATCCGCAGCAGGTGATGCGGATCGTGGGCGTTCACAGGACCGCCACCCAGGTGCTGTTCGGTTCGGACGAGACGATCCAGCACGTGGCGCTCGGCGACACCTCAAGTTGGGAGGTCGCGGCTGAGGGATCGATCCTGTTCATCAAGCCGACCTCGTTGCGCGCGCCCACCAATCTGCTCGTGACCACGGCGACCAGCACAGGGGAGACACGCAACTATGTCTTCGAGCTGTCGGCTCGCTCCGGCAGCAGCGCCCGCACGGCGCCAGGCACGACCTTCGTGCTGCGCGTTCGCCATCCACAGCAGGACCAGGCTCGTCTGGTCGGCGCGCTTGCCGCGGAGACCCGAGCTCTTGAGCAGCGTCTGCTCACCCTGAAGCTCGAGCGCGGCGCGATCGAGGGAACGCGGAATCTCTCCTATGCGCTGCAGGGATCCCGGGCGATCGCCCCGTCCGAAGTTTCTGACAATGGACGTTTCACTGTCCTCAGGTTCCCGGGCGCCCAGGCCATTCCAGGCCTCTTCGTCGTGACGCCCGACGGATCGGAAGCGCTCGCGCCCTTCGACGTCCGCGGCGAGTTCGTCGTCGTCCACCAGACCGCGCCGCAACTGCGACTTCGCCGCGGCCGCGAGGTGCTCTGCATCCATAATCTCGCCTGGAGCCCCCGTGGCCCGCGCCTGACCACCGGCACGGCCGCCCCTCAGGTCGATCGGATCCTGAAGGAACAACGCCGATGA